Proteins from a genomic interval of Chloroflexi bacterium ADurb.Bin180:
- the ppa gene encoding Inorganic pyrophosphatase, with protein MIKTDLWQDLPTGEHAPEVVYAVVEIPRGHRNKYEYNKKLGVIHLSRVLFSPMHYPGDYGFIPQTCADDGDPLDILVMVTEPTFPGCVIEVRPIGVFHMLDNREGDEKILAVPAADPLFGQYDSITDVPKHYLAQVSHFFETYKQLEGVHVQALDWEDVDAARAVIRECCERYKRIYGPK; from the coding sequence GTGATCAAGACGGATCTGTGGCAAGACCTGCCAACGGGTGAGCACGCTCCGGAAGTGGTCTATGCCGTGGTGGAGATTCCGCGCGGGCATCGCAACAAGTACGAGTACAACAAAAAGCTCGGGGTGATCCATTTGAGCAGGGTACTGTTCAGCCCGATGCATTACCCCGGAGACTATGGCTTTATCCCGCAGACCTGTGCCGACGACGGCGACCCCCTCGACATTCTGGTCATGGTTACCGAGCCGACCTTCCCCGGCTGTGTGATTGAGGTTCGGCCGATCGGGGTGTTTCATATGCTGGACAACCGGGAAGGCGACGAGAAGATCCTGGCTGTCCCTGCCGCTGATCCCCTGTTCGGGCAGTATGACTCGATCACCGACGTGCCCAAGCACTACCTGGCTCAAGTGAGCCACTTTTTCGAGACCTACAAACAGCTCGAGGGAGTGCATGTGCAGGCACTGGACTGGGAAGACGTGGATGCGGCCAGGGCGGTCATTCGCGAGTGCTGCGAGCGTTACAAGCGCATCTATGGCCCAAAATGA
- a CDS encoding 2-oxoglutarate-acceptor oxidoreductase subunit OorD — protein MTRIDISDDWCKGCHICVGVCPRHVLETDESRFVRAFHPVVVVRPEDCTGCLLCELLCPDLAITVERKAQRQEA, from the coding sequence ATGACCCGTATCGACATTAGTGACGATTGGTGCAAGGGCTGCCACATCTGCGTGGGCGTCTGCCCTCGCCACGTATTGGAGACGGATGAGAGCAGGTTTGTCCGGGCGTTCCACCCGGTGGTCGTCGTCCGGCCGGAGGACTGCACAGGCTGCCTGCTCTGTGAGCTGCTGTGCCCGGACCTGGCTATCACCGTCGAACGCAAGGCCCAGAGGCAGGAAGCGTGA
- the korA_1 gene encoding 2-oxoglutarate oxidoreductase subunit KorA, which yields MTGQPLIAVPSVLKPGRYFMQGDEACAEGAIAAGCNYYAGYPITPASEIMEHLCRRFARLPGRVFVQMEDEIASIASVVGASWAGARAMTATSGPGLSLMLENIGYAIITETPCVVVDVQRAGPSTGQATRPAQGDVMQARWGAHGDYEIIVISPWSVQECYEETARAFNLAERFRLPVLLLMDEAVGHLRENITVPTETPFFTRVKGIDQPPFGEAEVPPMPAFGEGARLLVTGSTHDAWGYRRTSSPEAQSTLVERLAGKVLNHTGEIERTCCHLCDERELDILLIAYGFTARSALGAVRQARADGIKAGLLRLTTLWPFPAQVVRSIAQRAQVVLVPEMNRGQMLREVQREVPAARGYHRTDGEVITMPELVAAAKKELGR from the coding sequence GTGACCGGTCAGCCCCTGATCGCCGTGCCCAGTGTGCTCAAGCCCGGTCGGTACTTTATGCAGGGTGACGAGGCCTGCGCCGAGGGCGCCATCGCCGCTGGCTGCAACTATTACGCTGGTTACCCCATTACGCCGGCCTCCGAGATCATGGAGCACCTCTGCCGTCGCTTTGCCCGACTCCCCGGCCGTGTGTTCGTGCAGATGGAAGATGAGATCGCCTCTATCGCTTCAGTCGTTGGCGCCTCCTGGGCGGGAGCACGGGCGATGACTGCGACCTCCGGGCCCGGCCTCAGTCTGATGCTGGAGAACATCGGCTATGCCATCATCACCGAGACGCCCTGCGTGGTGGTTGACGTGCAGCGTGCCGGTCCCAGCACAGGGCAGGCCACCCGACCGGCGCAGGGCGATGTGATGCAGGCGCGCTGGGGTGCGCACGGCGACTACGAGATCATCGTGATCTCGCCCTGGTCCGTGCAAGAGTGCTACGAAGAGACGGCCCGTGCCTTCAACCTCGCCGAACGGTTCCGCCTGCCAGTGCTGCTGCTGATGGACGAGGCAGTAGGTCACCTCAGAGAAAACATCACCGTGCCGACGGAGACACCATTCTTCACGCGGGTGAAGGGCATCGATCAGCCTCCTTTTGGCGAGGCGGAAGTGCCGCCAATGCCGGCTTTCGGCGAAGGCGCCAGGCTGCTGGTGACTGGCTCGACGCACGATGCGTGGGGCTACAGGCGCACTTCCAGCCCGGAAGCGCAGTCGACACTCGTCGAGCGCCTCGCAGGCAAGGTGCTCAATCACACCGGTGAGATCGAGCGCACCTGCTGCCACCTTTGTGACGAGCGAGAGCTGGACATCCTGCTCATCGCCTACGGCTTTACCGCGCGCAGCGCGCTGGGCGCCGTTCGCCAGGCGCGAGCTGACGGCATCAAAGCAGGCCTGCTGCGGCTGACTACTCTGTGGCCGTTCCCGGCCCAGGTCGTACGCAGTATCGCTCAAAGGGCGCAGGTCGTGCTGGTGCCGGAGATGAATCGCGGGCAGATGCTGCGCGAGGTGCAGCGCGAGGTGCCGGCAGCCAGAGGCTATCACCGCACGGACGGAGAAGTCATCACCATGCCAGAGCTTGTGGCCGCAGCCAAAAAGGAGCTGGGCCGGTGA